The Thermococcus sp. Bubb.Bath nucleotide sequence GGAGTACGCGAAATGGCTCGAAGAAGTTCTGGGGCAATAAGGAAGGTGAAGCCCCAGATTAGGGTTGTAGGTTTTGACGACGGAACTTTCTCCTTTTCTTCAAAACTAGAGAGGGAAAAGACGATTCTAATCGGCGTCATCATGAAGGGCTCTCAGGAGGTAGTCGGCGTTCTCTCGCGTTGGATAACCGTCGATGGGCGAGATGCAACGAACGCAATGATAGACGCCGTTAAGAGCTCACGCTTCAGGGATTTGAGGGTCATCATGCTCAAGGGGATAACCTACGCGGGCTTTAACGTTGTGGATTTGGAGATGCTCCACCGGAAGACGGGACTTCCAGTGATAGTTGTCGTCAGGAAGAAGCCAGACTTGAGAGCCATGGAGAAAGCTCTAAGGAAGCACTTTT carries:
- a CDS encoding DUF99 family protein, which produces MARRSSGAIRKVKPQIRVVGFDDGTFSFSSKLEREKTILIGVIMKGSQEVVGVLSRWITVDGRDATNAMIDAVKSSRFRDLRVIMLKGITYAGFNVVDLEMLHRKTGLPVIVVVRKKPDLRAMEKALRKHF